A genome region from Arachis duranensis cultivar V14167 chromosome 6, aradu.V14167.gnm2.J7QH, whole genome shotgun sequence includes the following:
- the LOC107492094 gene encoding sugar transporter ERD6-like 5 isoform X1, which translates to MFSVITLKFCVASLCRRGWSIMEDSKSLEPSQSWIPLLSNTESQVHGVITCDKQMMQSETCSMPATLILTTLVAVFGSYVFGSAVGYSSPAQSGIMDELTLEVADYSFFGSILTIGAIIGAFVSGRIADCVGRRVAMGFAEVFCILGWLAIAFSNVAWWLYIGRLLVGCGMGLLSYVVPVYVAEVTPKNLRGGFTTVHQLMICCGVSLTYLIGAFLNWRILALIGIIPCSAQVLSLPFIPESPRWLAKVGHLAGSENSLQCLRGENANVSQEATEIRDYTEALQQHSEASIIGLFQLQYLKSLTVGVGLMILQQFGGVNGIVFYAGSIFISAGFSASIGTIAIVAVQIPMTILGVLLMDKSGRRPLLLVSALGTCFGCLLVALSFLLLDLHKWKDLSPILALAGVLVYTGSFSLGMGGIPWVIMSEIFPINVKGSAGSLLTLVSWLCSWIVSYAFNFLMSWTSTGTFFIFCGICGFTVVFVAKLVPETKGRTLEEIQASLNPFSTKT; encoded by the exons ATGTTTTCTGTCATAACCTTAAAATTCTGTGTAGCTTCTTTGTGCAGGAGAGGTTGGTCAATCATGGAGGACAGTAAGAGCTTGGAACCAAGCCAATCATGGATTCCTTTGCTTTCCAACACTGAATCACAAGTTCATGGTGTTATTACCTGTGATAAACAGATGATGCAGAGTGAAACTTGTTCCATGCCAGCTACTCTCATACTCACCACCCTTGTTGCTGTCTTTGGTTCTTACGTTTTCGGATCTGCT GTTGGATATTCATCACCTGCTCAATCTGGAATCATGGATGAACTCACTCTCGAAGTTGCTGAT TATTCATTTTTTGGTTCAATATTGACAATTGGAGCAATAATTGGTGCTTTTGTCAGTGGTAGAATAGCAGATTGTGTAGGACGTCGAGTT GCAATGGGATTTGCAGAGGTATTCTGCATCTTGGGATGGCTTGCAATAGCATTCTCCAAT GTTGCCTGGTGGCTTTACATTGGAAGATTGTTGGTAGGGTGTGGGATGGGCCTTCTATCTTATGTG GTTCCAGTTTATGTAGCAGAAGTAACACCGAAGAATCTCCGAGGAGGATTCACCACGGTTCATCAG CTTATGATTTGTTGTGGGGTATCATTAACTTATCTTATTGGAGCATTCTTGAATTGGAGGATTTTGGCTCTGATAG GAATAATTCCTTGTAGTGCACAGGTTCTGAGTCTACCCTTCATTCCTGAGTCTCCTAGGTGGCTG GCAAAGGTTGGTCACTTGGCGGGGAGCGAAAATTCTTTACAGTGCCTTAGGGGAGAGAATGCCAATGTTTCTCAAGAGGCCACTGAAATTAGA GATTATACAGAAGCACTTCAGCAGCATTCAGAAGCTAGCATTATTGGATTATTTCAATTGCAGTATTTGAAGTCACTTACT GTAGGTGTTGGCCTAATGATACTGCAACAGTTTGGAGGGGTTAATGGCATTGTTTTTTATGCAGGTTCTATATTCATTTCTGCTG GGTTTTCAGCAAGTATTGGAACAATAGCAATTGTTGCTGTTCAG ATTCCAATGACAATTTTGGGAGTACTTTTGATGGATAAATCCGGAAGACGACCACTTTTGCTG GTCTCTGCTTTGGGAACATGCTTCGGATGCTTACTTGTGGCCCTATCATTCCTTTTGCTG GACCTACATAAATGGAAAGATCTCAGTCCTATTCTTGCTCTTGCTGGTGTACTG GTATATACAGGATCTTTCTCTCTTGGCATGGGAGGAATTCCATGGGTTATAATGTCTGAG ATATTTCCTATAAATGTAAAGGGGTCTGCTGGAAGCCTACTGACTTTAGTTAGTTGGTTATGCTCTTGGATTGTGTCATATGCCTTTAACTTCCTTATGAGTTGGACTTCAACAG GAACTTTCTTCATATTCTGTGGCATTTGTGGTTTCACTGTTGTATTTGTGGCAAAATTGGTACCAGAGACCAAGGGCCGTACACTAGAAGAAATTCAAGCATCTCTCAATCCATTTTCAACAAAGACATGA
- the LOC107492096 gene encoding LOW QUALITY PROTEIN: sugar transporter ERD6-like 5 (The sequence of the model RefSeq protein was modified relative to this genomic sequence to represent the inferred CDS: inserted 2 bases in 1 codon) translates to MERNSTTSETWQSSIPLIVHKANNKGPSSSSSSSSSIPTVLILSTLVAVLGSYVFGSAVGYSSPSQSGIMHDLNLALAQYSIFGSILTIGAMIGAILSGTVADYVGRRLAMGFAEVFCIFGWVAISFAKDAWWLYVGRLFVGFGIGLLSYVVPVYVAEITPKNLRGGFTTVHQLMICIGMSLTYLMGANLNWRVVSLIGTIPCLVQLLSLPFIPDSPRWLSKVDRVKESDSALQHLRGKNADVYQEATEIREYIETLQQQTEASLVGLFQLQYLKSLTVGVGLMILQQFGGINGIIFYANSIFISAGFSESIGTVAMVVVKIPMTTLGVFLMDKSGRRPLLLVSAVGTCLGCFLAALSFFLQDLHKWKELSPVLALVGVLIYVGSYSIGMGAIPWVIMSEIFPINVKGSAGSFVTFVNWLCSWIVSYAFNFLMSWSXFSIFSGVCGLTVVFVARLVPETKGRTLEQIQASLNSYSTKK, encoded by the exons ATGGAGCGTAACAGCACTACTTCTGAAACATGGCAATCATCGATCCCTCTTATTGTTCATAAGGCTAATAATAAGGGaccatcatcttcatcttcatcttcatcttcgaTACCCACCGTTCTCATCCTTAGCACTCTTGTTGCTGTTCTTGGTTCTTATGTGTTTGGCTCTGCT GTGGGTTATTCATCCCCTTCACAATCTGGAATCATGCATGACCTCAATCTTGCTCTCGCCCAG TATTCCATTTTTGGTTCAATATTGACAATTGGAGCCATGATTGGTGCCATTCTCAGTGGTACAGTAGCAGATTATGTGGGTCGTCGACTT GCCATGGGATTTGCCGAGGTTTTCTGCATATTTGGATGGGTTGCCATATCATTCGCGAAG GATGCTTGGTGGCTTTACGTTGGAAGATTGTTTGTGGGATTTGGGATTGGTCTTCTATCTTATGTG GTACCGGTTTACGTAGCAGAGATAACACCCAAAAATCTTCGAGGGGGATTCACTACAGTTCATCAG TTGATGATATGTATTGGAATGTCATTAACTTACCTAATGGGAGCAAACTTGAATTGGCGGGTTGTTTCTCTAATAG GAACTATTCCGTGTCTTGTACAGCTTCTGAGCCTTCCCTTTATCCCTGATTCTCCTAGGTGGTTG TCAAAGGTTGATCGCGTGAAGGAGAGTGATTCTGCTTTGCAGCACCTTAGAGGGAAGAATGCCGATGTTTATCAAGAGGCCACTGAAATTAGA GAGTATATAGAAACACTTCAGCAGCAAACAGAAGCTAGCCTAGTTGGCTTATTTCAGTTGCAGTATTTGAAGTCACTTACT GTAGGAGTTGGATTGATGATACTGCAGCAGTTTGGAGGGATTAATggcattattttttatgcaaattctATATTTATCTCTGCTG GCTTTTCGGAAAGTATTGGTACAGTAGCAATGGTCGTTGTTAAG ATCCCAATGACAACTTTGGGAGTATTTTTGATGGATAAATCTGGTAGAAGACCTTTACTACTG GTCTCTGCAGTGGGAACCTGCTTAGGATGTTTTCTTGCTGCTCTATCATTCTTCTTGCAG GACTTACATAAATGGAAAGAACTCAGTCCAGTTTTGGCACTTGTTGGTGTACTG ATATATGTAGGATCATACTCCATAGGGATGGGGGCGATTCCATGGGTTATAATGTCTGAG ATATTTCCCATTAATGTGAAAGGCTCTGCTGGAAGCTTTGTGACCTTTGTTAACTGGTTGTGTTCTTGGATTGTCTCATATGCTTTTAACTTCCTCATGAGTTGGAG ATTCTCCATATTCTCCGGCGTATGCGGGTTGACAGTTGTATTCGTTGCAAGATTAGTACCAGAGACAAAGGGGCGCACACTTGAACAAATTCAAGCTTCTTTGAATTCATATTCTACAAAgaaatga
- the LOC107492094 gene encoding sugar transporter ERD6-like 5 isoform X2, whose amino-acid sequence MFSVITLKFCVASLCRRGWSIMEDSKSLEPSQSWIPLLSNTESQVHGVITCDKQMMQSETCSMPATLILTTLVAVFGSYVFGSAVGYSSPAQSGIMDELTLEVADYSFFGSILTIGAIIGAFVSGRIADCVGRRVAMGFAEVFCILGWLAIAFSNVAWWLYIGRLLVGCGMGLLSYVVPVYVAEVTPKNLRGGFTTVHQLMICCGVSLTYLIGAFLNWRILALIGIIPCSAQVLSLPFIPESPRWLAKVGHLAGSENSLQCLRGENANVSQEATEIRVYNKRLFLRVLNSCDYTEALQQHSEASIIGLFQLQYLKSLTVGVGLMILQQFGGVNGIVFYAGSIFISAGFSASIGTIAIVAVQIPMTILGVLLMDKSGRRPLLLVSALGTCFGCLLVALSFLLLDLHKWKDLSPILALAGVLVYTGSFSLGMGGIPWVIMSEIFPINVKGSAGSLLTLVSWLCSWIVSYAFNFLMSWTSTGTFFIFCGICGFTVVFVAKLVPETKGRTLEEIQASLNPFSTKT is encoded by the exons ATGTTTTCTGTCATAACCTTAAAATTCTGTGTAGCTTCTTTGTGCAGGAGAGGTTGGTCAATCATGGAGGACAGTAAGAGCTTGGAACCAAGCCAATCATGGATTCCTTTGCTTTCCAACACTGAATCACAAGTTCATGGTGTTATTACCTGTGATAAACAGATGATGCAGAGTGAAACTTGTTCCATGCCAGCTACTCTCATACTCACCACCCTTGTTGCTGTCTTTGGTTCTTACGTTTTCGGATCTGCT GTTGGATATTCATCACCTGCTCAATCTGGAATCATGGATGAACTCACTCTCGAAGTTGCTGAT TATTCATTTTTTGGTTCAATATTGACAATTGGAGCAATAATTGGTGCTTTTGTCAGTGGTAGAATAGCAGATTGTGTAGGACGTCGAGTT GCAATGGGATTTGCAGAGGTATTCTGCATCTTGGGATGGCTTGCAATAGCATTCTCCAAT GTTGCCTGGTGGCTTTACATTGGAAGATTGTTGGTAGGGTGTGGGATGGGCCTTCTATCTTATGTG GTTCCAGTTTATGTAGCAGAAGTAACACCGAAGAATCTCCGAGGAGGATTCACCACGGTTCATCAG CTTATGATTTGTTGTGGGGTATCATTAACTTATCTTATTGGAGCATTCTTGAATTGGAGGATTTTGGCTCTGATAG GAATAATTCCTTGTAGTGCACAGGTTCTGAGTCTACCCTTCATTCCTGAGTCTCCTAGGTGGCTG GCAAAGGTTGGTCACTTGGCGGGGAGCGAAAATTCTTTACAGTGCCTTAGGGGAGAGAATGCCAATGTTTCTCAAGAGGCCACTGAAATTAGAGTATATAACAAGCGTTTGTTCCTTCGAGTGCTAAACTCGTGT GATTATACAGAAGCACTTCAGCAGCATTCAGAAGCTAGCATTATTGGATTATTTCAATTGCAGTATTTGAAGTCACTTACT GTAGGTGTTGGCCTAATGATACTGCAACAGTTTGGAGGGGTTAATGGCATTGTTTTTTATGCAGGTTCTATATTCATTTCTGCTG GGTTTTCAGCAAGTATTGGAACAATAGCAATTGTTGCTGTTCAG ATTCCAATGACAATTTTGGGAGTACTTTTGATGGATAAATCCGGAAGACGACCACTTTTGCTG GTCTCTGCTTTGGGAACATGCTTCGGATGCTTACTTGTGGCCCTATCATTCCTTTTGCTG GACCTACATAAATGGAAAGATCTCAGTCCTATTCTTGCTCTTGCTGGTGTACTG GTATATACAGGATCTTTCTCTCTTGGCATGGGAGGAATTCCATGGGTTATAATGTCTGAG ATATTTCCTATAAATGTAAAGGGGTCTGCTGGAAGCCTACTGACTTTAGTTAGTTGGTTATGCTCTTGGATTGTGTCATATGCCTTTAACTTCCTTATGAGTTGGACTTCAACAG GAACTTTCTTCATATTCTGTGGCATTTGTGGTTTCACTGTTGTATTTGTGGCAAAATTGGTACCAGAGACCAAGGGCCGTACACTAGAAGAAATTCAAGCATCTCTCAATCCATTTTCAACAAAGACATGA
- the LOC107491806 gene encoding receptor-like cytosolic serine/threonine-protein kinase RBK2, whose product MASRFWFGKKKSSSSHGGGSERKLSLDDASLAAKPRRRTSFLFSSPSPLQGSRHIERDNRHSLTPTRSEYSVSRTPPPFPFRPHDDDHDEDSLPPPATCLSFKWKNIFKPWKKNNNNIRASSPSTTRPSPPSPSPPPPPPPPPPPPPPTPPSRGHGNFNFPPLIAFRSFQIRHATNNFSRENLIGRGGYADVFKGRLNGEMVAIKKLNKGIHAANKNMPSSSSSSPSSSSSFLKELNIIAYIDHPNTAKLIGYSSEKEFCLVFQLSPLGSLASILHGPNRHILTWNRRYNIALGIARGLLYLHDHCHRRIIHRDIKSDNILLTKNFEPQICDFGLAKWLPPDADQQHVTRFEGTLGYSAPEYLTHGIVDEKTDVYAFGILLLEILTGRKALDYLQQSILIWAKPLINAHNVKELVDPSLGEDYDIEQVERLLLTASLCVEHSPFLRPRMVQTMELLKPEEDIIFEFENDGTPRRVT is encoded by the exons ATGGCCAGCAGATTTTG GTTTGGAAAGAAGAAAAGTAGTAGCAGCCATGGTGGCGGTTCAGAAAGGAAGCTCTCATTGGACGATGCTTCTCTCGCCGCAAAACCCAGAAGGCGAACCagcttcttgttttcttctccttctccactTCAAG GGTCGAGGCACATTGAGAGGGATAATAGACATTCCTTAACCCCAACAAGATCTGAATATTCCGTATCAAGAACACCACCACCCTTTCCCTTTCGACCccatgatgatgatcatgatgaAGATTCATTGCCGCCACCAGCCACTTGTTTAAGCTTCAAATGGAAAAATATCTTTAAGCCATggaagaagaataataataatataagagcATCATCACCATCAACTACTAGGccctctcctccttctccttctcctcctcctcctccacctcctcctcctccgccTCCTCCTCCGACGCCGCCAAGCCGAGGCCATGGCAACTTTAATTTTCCTCCTCTCATCGCTTTCAGATCCTTCCAAATTCGACATGCAACCAACAATTTTAGCAGAG AGAATTTGATTGGAAGAGGTGGGTATGCTGATGTTTTCAAGGGTCGTCTGAATGGGGAAATGGTagctataaaaaaattgaacaaagGGATTCATGCTGCAAATAAGAACATGCCTTCCTCGTCCTCGTCGTCGCCGTCATCATCGTCAAGCTTTCTGAAAGAGCTAAACATCATTGCCTACATCGACCATCCTAATACTGCAAAGCTTATTGGATACAGTTCAGAAAAGGAATTCTGCCTCGTCTTCCAACTTTCTCCACTTGGAAGCTTAGCTTCTATTCTCCATG GTCCAAATAGACACATATTAACTTGGAATAGAAGGTATAATATTGCTCTGGGAATAGCAAGAGGGCTGTTGTATTTGCATGATCATTGTCACAGGCGAATCATTCATAGAGATATTAAATCTGATAATATTCTGCTCACTAAAAATTTTGAGCCACAG ATTTGTGATTTTGGACTTGCAAAGTGGTTGCCACCAGATGCTGATCAGCAACATGTCACAAGATTTGAAGGCACATtagg GTATTCTGCTCCGGAATATTTGACACATGGCATAGTAGATGAGAAAACAGATGTTTATGCATTTGGGATCCTCTTGCTGGAGATTTTAACCGGGCGTAAGGCCTTGGATTATTTGCAACAAAGCATTTTGATATGG GCAAAGCCATTAATTAATGCTCATAATGTTAAGGAGCTTGTTGATCCATCACTTGGTGAAGATTATGACATAGAGCAGGTGGAACGTCTTCTTTTGACTGCTTCTCTCTGTGTTGAGCATTCTCCATTCTTGCGTCCTCGCATGGTTCAG ACTATGGAATTGCTGAAACCTGAAGAAGATATAATCTTCGAATTTGAAAACGATGGAACTCCAAGGCGCGTTACTTGA